Genomic segment of Elusimicrobiota bacterium:
ATACGCAACGGTTTCCAACTATCCGGGGACCACAGTGGAAGTCTCCTCCGGAGTCAGTTGGCTCGCCGGGGAAGCGTGGCGGGTGGTGGACACCCCTGGGGTGAACTCCCTTTATCCTTCTTCAGAAGACGAAAGGGTCACGCGGGACTTCCTCTTGAAAGATCGTCCGGAAGTTGTGTTGAACGTTTTGGATTCAAAAAACCTAGCACGCGGATTGATGACCACCTTGGAGTTGGTGGAATTTGGCATTCCATTCGTGGTGGCTCTGAACCTGGCCGATGAAGCCTTGGACCGGGGGATCGTGGTGGATGCCGCGGCTCTCTCTCGGTGTCTTGGGGTTCCTGTTGTTCAAACGGTGGCCACCACGGGGGAAGGGATGGCCGATTTAAAACGGGCCGTGGAACGGGCGACGGTGGCCACGGTGTCCGGTTCCGCCACTCCTGAGATACGCCGGTCATTGGAGATCCTGGACCCCCTCTTCGCCAAGGGCTTTCCGGGAACTCGCGCGGTTCAGTTAGCGCTTTTGGCCGGGGATGACACGGTCCTCACGTGGGTGGGGGCGGGGAGCGCGCCGGGGATCGGGGAGGACGTTCTCTACAAGGCTGGACAAACGGAACGGTCCCGGTTCGCCCGTCCTCCGCGACAAATCCTATTTGAGGGTAGGGAGGGGCGGGTCCGAGAAATCTGTGCGGAGGTGGTGACTGTTCGGGGAAAGTTGGCCCCGCGAATTTCTCAACGGTTGGGGGTTTGGGCACTTCGTCCCTGGCCGGGTTTTTTGATCGCGGGGATCGTTCTTTTTGCCGTCTATCAGTTTGTGGGAGTGTTCGGCGCCGGCACGGCGGTCAACTTCTTAGAAGGAACTGTTTTTGGCAAATGGATCACGCCGGGCGCCACGTGGGTGGTGGAAAAAGTTTTGCCGTGGGAATTTTTCCGAGACATCCTGGTGGGGCCGTATGGGGTGATCCGCATGGCGTTCTCCTACGCTTTTGCCTTGATCCTTCCCATTGTGGCCACCTTTTTCATCGCGTTTGGCCTCTTGGAAGATTCTGGATACTTGCCTCGTTTGTCGGTCTTGTTGGACCGGGTTTTCCGTCTTATGGGTCTCAATGGCCGAGCGGTGTTGCCCATGATTTTAGGCTTGGGTTGCGACACCATGGCGACCATGACAACTCGGATACTGGACACGAAAAAAGAACGGATTATCGTGACGCTTTTGTTGGCCTTAACCGTGCCTTGTTCGGCTCAGTTGGCTGTGATCTTGGGGATGGCGGCGGGGCTCTCGCCTAAAGTCCTTGGGGTGTGGTTGTTCGTCCTCGTGGGGACGACGTTAGCGACAGGTTGGGCAGCATCGAAAATTCTTCCTGGGGCGCGTTCCACCTTCCTGATGGAAATTCCACCCATTCGGCGGCCCTTGTTCCGAAACATATGGATGAAAATGCAGGTGCGATTGGCCTGGTATTTAAAAGAAGTCGTGCCTCTCTTCGTTTATGGGACCTTAGCGTTGTTTTTTATGGACCGGTGGGGTTTGTTGAAAATGGCGGAACGGGGTTTTGCCCCGGTGGTCCAATCGTGGCTGGGTCTCCCGGCACAAGCGACGGAAGCTTTTTTGATCGGGTTCTTAAGACGGGATTACGGGGCGGCGGGGCTTTACTCTATTCAAAAGGCGGGGTTCCTTGATTTCCGTCAGGTGACGGTGAGCCTTGTGCTCATTACGTTGTTCATGCCTTGTGTGGCCCAGTGGTTGATGATGTTTAAAGAACGGGGATGGAAAGGAGCGCTCACGATTACGGTGGCGGTGTTGGTGGTCGCTTTAGGGATCGCTGGGGTGTTGAACCGATTGCTTCTTTTATTTCCTTTTTTGGTGAGTTAAAAAAGTGCGAAGGAAGGATTTCTGATGACCGAAAGACAAAAGTTTCCTATCCCCTCCGCTGAACGGGAGGACGTGGAGGAGGCGTTGGGCCTCTTATGGTATCAGCGGGAGTTGGGGGTGACGGATGGGGCGACTTTGCGTGGGGCTCTTCACGCGGCGGGGAGTCCCGAAGGGTTTGATCGTCTGGTTCGGCACGGGTTTGTTCGGGAAGAATCCGATCACGTGCTCTTGACTTCTTCTGGAGATGAATTGGCGCGGGACGTGACACGCCGATTGCGGTTGGCCGAGAGGCTTTTAACGGATGTTCTCAGTCTTGACCGGAGCGCCGTGGACCCCAATGCGTGTGTGTTGGAACACACCATTTCTCCCGAGGTCACCGAATCCATTTGCACCCTCTTGGGGCATCCCGTGGAATGTCCTCACGGTCACACGATCCCTCCAGGGGAGTGTTGTGGGCGCAAGGACGGGCGCCTCTCGCCCATTGTGGTCCCTCTTTCCCGATTGGCGGTAGGAGAATCGGGCCGGGTGGCTTATTTGCAATTGAAAGATCATCCGGAACTTCACCGTCTCCTCGCCTTGGGGGTCATTCCGGGCGCTCCGGTTCACCTGCACCAAACCTTTCCCGCCTTTGTGGTGGAAGTGGGGGAGAGTCAATTGGCGTTGGAGTCCTCTATCGCCGCCCGGATTTTTGTTCGGCGTGCGGAAGAATCGAAAATTTCATAGAATCCATCCCACACGCCATGCCCCTTTCACCGCTCACACGCCCGCTTGTCGTTTTTGATCTGGAAACCACCGGTCTCTTGGTTGAACTGGACCGAATCATTGAGATCGGGCTCGTTAA
This window contains:
- the feoB gene encoding ferrous iron transport protein B; protein product: MSEARSPSDRKTLILLGNPNVGKSVLFGRITGKYATVSNYPGTTVEVSSGVSWLAGEAWRVVDTPGVNSLYPSSEDERVTRDFLLKDRPEVVLNVLDSKNLARGLMTTLELVEFGIPFVVALNLADEALDRGIVVDAAALSRCLGVPVVQTVATTGEGMADLKRAVERATVATVSGSATPEIRRSLEILDPLFAKGFPGTRAVQLALLAGDDTVLTWVGAGSAPGIGEDVLYKAGQTERSRFARPPRQILFEGREGRVREICAEVVTVRGKLAPRISQRLGVWALRPWPGFLIAGIVLFAVYQFVGVFGAGTAVNFLEGTVFGKWITPGATWVVEKVLPWEFFRDILVGPYGVIRMAFSYAFALILPIVATFFIAFGLLEDSGYLPRLSVLLDRVFRLMGLNGRAVLPMILGLGCDTMATMTTRILDTKKERIIVTLLLALTVPCSAQLAVILGMAAGLSPKVLGVWLFVLVGTTLATGWAASKILPGARSTFLMEIPPIRRPLFRNIWMKMQVRLAWYLKEVVPLFVYGTLALFFMDRWGLLKMAERGFAPVVQSWLGLPAQATEAFLIGFLRRDYGAAGLYSIQKAGFLDFRQVTVSLVLITLFMPCVAQWLMMFKERGWKGALTITVAVLVVALGIAGVLNRLLLLFPFLVS
- a CDS encoding metal-dependent transcriptional regulator encodes the protein MTERQKFPIPSAEREDVEEALGLLWYQRELGVTDGATLRGALHAAGSPEGFDRLVRHGFVREESDHVLLTSSGDELARDVTRRLRLAERLLTDVLSLDRSAVDPNACVLEHTISPEVTESICTLLGHPVECPHGHTIPPGECCGRKDGRLSPIVVPLSRLAVGESGRVAYLQLKDHPELHRLLALGVIPGAPVHLHQTFPAFVVEVGESQLALESSIAARIFVRRAEESKIS